A single genomic interval of Microbacterium oleivorans harbors:
- a CDS encoding ABC transporter substrate-binding protein, with translation MDHAMVRDRARAASLRRSLLAGVGIASATALLLTGCASADTTGGGERTTIRFLYATGDETWNNVVSELVDDFNEQSETTTVQLDPLPAGSDYATAIKTMDATGNWPAIVDMRDTLTYIQAGKLSPIPETVTELLEPDAVAAAANGDVYTVPNGALNGEIGLNIVYNKTYFDDNGLTPPADYAEFEDLLAEITANGDVPLATAAAEVWPSDQLWKQLAAPTFAEWGQEGGFWTAAQNGQASVEDLREPLQKLKDITDQYVLEGWQSTADAQTTTLLVNDMAVMATSSAGIGRLNDIAKVDPEFEAGLFIVPAEDGSINVLKNAVNGDTATGLAISAQAAEDEDQLAGAVEFLEYFYSVDAADLMEASGWIAPNIVASDEITRNSSIPGAADYFALLESPELVWYENTSPLANFSGFNTFFRQARIEMQDGQSSVDDTIAKVQAEFDKTVAAG, from the coding sequence ATGGACCACGCAATGGTGCGCGACCGGGCTCGGGCAGCGTCGCTCCGCCGCAGCCTCCTCGCGGGCGTCGGGATCGCATCGGCGACCGCGCTGCTGCTGACGGGCTGCGCGAGCGCAGACACGACCGGCGGCGGTGAGCGCACGACCATCCGCTTCTTGTACGCCACCGGCGACGAGACCTGGAACAACGTCGTGTCCGAGCTCGTCGACGACTTCAACGAGCAGAGCGAGACCACCACGGTGCAGCTCGACCCGCTGCCGGCCGGCAGCGACTACGCAACCGCGATCAAGACCATGGATGCCACGGGGAACTGGCCGGCGATCGTCGACATGCGCGACACGCTGACCTACATCCAGGCCGGCAAGCTGTCGCCGATTCCCGAGACCGTGACCGAGCTCCTCGAGCCCGACGCCGTGGCCGCCGCTGCCAACGGCGACGTCTACACGGTGCCCAACGGTGCGCTCAACGGCGAGATCGGCCTGAACATCGTCTACAACAAGACGTATTTCGACGACAACGGGCTCACGCCACCCGCCGATTACGCCGAGTTCGAGGATCTGCTGGCCGAGATCACCGCGAACGGCGACGTGCCGCTGGCGACCGCCGCCGCCGAGGTGTGGCCGAGCGACCAGCTGTGGAAGCAGCTCGCCGCGCCCACCTTCGCCGAGTGGGGGCAGGAGGGCGGGTTCTGGACCGCGGCGCAGAACGGTCAGGCATCGGTCGAGGACCTGCGCGAGCCGCTGCAGAAGCTCAAGGACATCACCGACCAGTACGTGCTCGAGGGGTGGCAGTCCACCGCCGACGCCCAGACCACGACCCTGCTGGTGAACGACATGGCCGTCATGGCGACCTCGTCGGCGGGCATCGGGCGCCTGAACGACATCGCGAAGGTCGACCCCGAGTTCGAGGCGGGCCTGTTCATCGTCCCGGCCGAGGACGGCTCGATCAACGTGCTGAAGAACGCCGTCAACGGCGACACCGCGACGGGCTTGGCGATCTCGGCCCAGGCGGCCGAGGACGAGGACCAGCTGGCCGGTGCCGTGGAGTTCCTCGAGTACTTCTACTCGGTCGACGCCGCCGACCTCATGGAGGCCTCGGGGTGGATCGCCCCGAACATCGTGGCATCCGACGAGATCACCCGGAACAGCTCGATCCCCGGGGCAGCGGACTACTTCGCGCTCCTGGAGAGCCCCGAGCTCGTCTGGTACGAGAACACCTCTCCGCTGGCGAACTTCAGCGGCTTCAACACCTTCTTCCGCCAGGCGCGCATCGAGATGCAGGACGGTCAGTCGAGCGTCGACGACACGATCGCGAAGGTCCAGGCGGAGTTCGACAAGACGGTCGCCGCAGGCTGA
- a CDS encoding carbohydrate ABC transporter permease produces the protein MSAPDRIRTADRAVRAPKAARARKRWTPGEIVVAVVLSALVLIVASPVLYALLNSFRSYSEITIDPMGLPTSFSFDNYVQLFQQTDYGEALLNTLIITVVTVILLVALVPMAAYGIERVGGRTSRILYIVFIAGLMIPFQVRMIPLVKGFDDVGLYGTLTSVILVHLGGAASFGVLLYCSFIKGIPIEVEEAANVDGAGRLRTFWAIVFPMLLPVTSAFVIIQALGLWNDFFIPLVFLDSSSAGTINVAINRMVGLLTSQWQLIYTGAILAIVPSVAIFAAFQRYFVKGMSIGAVKG, from the coding sequence ATGAGCGCACCCGACCGCATCCGCACCGCCGACCGCGCCGTGCGCGCGCCGAAGGCCGCCCGAGCGCGCAAGCGCTGGACGCCGGGCGAGATCGTCGTCGCCGTCGTGCTCTCGGCGCTCGTGCTGATCGTCGCGAGTCCGGTGCTCTACGCCCTGCTCAACTCGTTCCGCTCGTACTCCGAGATCACGATCGACCCGATGGGCCTGCCCACGAGCTTCAGCTTCGACAACTACGTCCAGCTCTTCCAGCAGACCGACTACGGCGAGGCGCTGCTGAACACGCTCATCATCACGGTGGTGACGGTGATCCTGCTCGTCGCCCTCGTGCCGATGGCCGCCTACGGCATCGAACGCGTCGGCGGGCGCACCTCCCGCATCCTCTACATCGTCTTCATCGCCGGCCTGATGATCCCCTTCCAGGTGCGGATGATCCCGCTCGTGAAGGGCTTCGACGACGTCGGGCTCTACGGCACGCTGACGAGCGTCATCCTCGTGCACCTCGGCGGTGCCGCCTCGTTCGGGGTGCTGCTGTACTGCAGCTTCATCAAGGGCATCCCCATCGAGGTCGAAGAGGCCGCCAACGTCGACGGCGCCGGGCGGCTCCGCACCTTCTGGGCGATCGTCTTCCCGATGCTGCTGCCGGTGACCTCGGCGTTCGTCATCATCCAGGCGCTCGGGCTGTGGAACGACTTCTTCATCCCGCTGGTGTTCCTCGACTCGTCGTCGGCGGGCACCATCAACGTCGCCATCAACCGGATGGTCGGACTGCTCACCTCGCAGTGGCAGCTCATCTACACCGGCGCCATCCTCGCGATCGTGCCGTCCGTGGCGATCTTCGCCGCCTTCCAGCGCTATTTCGTCAAGGGCATGTCGATCGGGGCGGTGAAGGGATGA
- a CDS encoding carbohydrate ABC transporter permease has translation MTDQSSAQGQTTAVAAAVRLRGRGPLDDLPEGASDELAPVSVAPPPARRIRRFRGVRWAMLGFVAPALVVYLLMVILPSLQSLQLSFTDWDGISDDYAYVGGRNYEEIVSSGRFWNAVKNTLLLGLGSAVIINVISLAVALMLDKLVHLQGFFRTAVYLPSLVSGFILATIWKYLLNFNFGSVNTVLRDVGMPEWARDWLGDSDIVVWVILFIVCFTLGGNTTLIYLANLQSVPPDLIEAARIDGATGRQVFRHVTWPMLAGAVTVNMTLAMIAGWTIFDQVLVLTAGGPGFVSETMAFFIYKVGFGEYRAGFGSAAAILLFLVVIVSTVAANAYMRKREIQA, from the coding sequence GTGACTGATCAGAGCAGTGCGCAGGGCCAGACGACGGCGGTCGCCGCCGCGGTGCGGCTCCGCGGCCGAGGCCCGCTCGACGACCTCCCCGAGGGCGCCTCCGACGAGCTCGCACCCGTGAGCGTGGCGCCGCCGCCCGCCCGCCGCATCCGGCGATTCCGGGGCGTGCGGTGGGCGATGCTCGGCTTCGTCGCCCCGGCGCTCGTGGTCTACCTGCTGATGGTGATCCTCCCGTCGCTGCAGTCCCTCCAGCTGAGCTTCACCGACTGGGACGGCATCAGTGACGACTACGCCTACGTCGGCGGGCGCAACTACGAGGAGATCGTCTCGAGCGGGCGGTTCTGGAACGCGGTCAAGAACACCCTCCTGCTCGGCCTCGGCTCGGCCGTCATCATCAACGTGATCTCGCTGGCCGTGGCGCTGATGCTCGACAAGCTCGTGCATCTGCAGGGCTTCTTCCGCACGGCGGTCTACCTGCCCTCGCTCGTGAGCGGGTTCATCCTCGCCACGATCTGGAAGTACCTGCTGAACTTCAACTTCGGCTCGGTGAACACCGTGCTCCGGGACGTCGGGATGCCCGAGTGGGCGCGCGACTGGCTCGGCGACAGCGACATCGTCGTCTGGGTCATCCTGTTCATCGTCTGCTTCACTCTCGGCGGCAACACCACCCTCATCTACCTCGCGAACCTGCAGTCGGTTCCGCCCGACCTGATCGAGGCCGCGCGCATCGACGGTGCAACGGGGCGTCAGGTCTTCCGCCACGTGACCTGGCCGATGCTGGCCGGCGCGGTGACGGTCAACATGACCCTCGCGATGATCGCCGGGTGGACGATCTTCGATCAGGTCCTCGTCCTCACCGCAGGCGGCCCCGGCTTCGTCAGCGAGACCATGGCGTTCTTCATCTACAAGGTCGGCTTCGGCGAGTATCGCGCCGGGTTCGGCAGTGCCGCCGCGATCCTGCTGTTCCTCGTGGTGATCGTCAGCACGGTCGCCGCCAACGCCTACATGCGCAAGAGGGAGATCCAGGCATGA
- a CDS encoding carbohydrate-binding protein → MQIAARHRTRTLVAIVTAAVIGLAGGSVAAPPAVAAEAPPPPALVRTVSESGFSHPGVGFTGDHLENMRAQVQAGAEPWASYYEAMTATRYAARDFRAENAQTDSDTPKDDAYASVGMRSVALRDGIGAMTQALEYFVTGDEQYRANALHVVRTWSSLDPEKYAYFSDAHIHTGVPLYYILIAAELLRSTEPASAALDGYDLAWTDTDEQRLETNLIRPVLETFLASNNRLWNQHLYGVIGMVAAAIYLDDADLYAERVEWFTVNAGYESEHDLFGGDVNGALAAIFREIPADDPRNTTGAPFVQHMEMLRDQAHGQGDVDLLIALARLVDNQGTTLDPDAGTVSDAADAVSPYRFLDNRILAGADTFYAFMTGDEVPYVPATEGGAISQAYRGRLVDPLSETYLQYRYRAGVDVAAEAPHVAELYENRDGAMFYSGATVQNFWNDRGSDYTGAEYWVAFPEELAAVPGAAAPLPPTAELAVDTFGTPIGAGAVRGGDADGPAYVRLDAGAEESRVAVRRAVWSDRTQAAPVGIRVRSDGTARLELARSAIDAPFASITVPDTHGQWRYVWADLNVDETRGPVGDNIVVISATGSDAQVDVASVLAQASGVLSPPTFADAPALAVVAVAGEPWAREFSVEGADELTLEDAPPGAELNDGTVTWTPTQTGDTEMLVVASDGTTITALPVTVSVAADRPGAIAQTLSGVGEPATYTSESWARVDAARTAAEAGQGAAPEEFAVLLEQLTAAVAQLAPLNPLLPDGALDVGAIATAPALTTAQLRALIDADNQSHWGDQRISEVVFDLGPSFRVRADAFGIQARDGFANRSQGTNVYGSNDGVTWTLLTESPNAGQDAAIERLEVVAELRDERFRFVKLRVDEPGVPSDPAFPGIWSIAEFRIHGERTEAVGSMNGVSVASPDGSAGRVVPGDRVELTLTGPAGNTDVRVSMLGQEATVTSAGPGEWVAAAAVPEGAGVGAPVSFRVDFTTAAGVAADPIVATTDGSSLYVSTDAGSLADALRDAVVLRPDGTVDAAWTAHALRMTDGDAATHSDNRLNAGTYGHVWDFGADTTVSVTGAEILVRQDGYGISRIADLRLEGSDDGQTWTRLTPAAPGKTLAWQQWPVADAAADAAYRYIRIANGQILGVAEFRLFGEVRTAPSADPAWEAERVYEAGDRVSSQGRAFVAQWWTRGEVPGATTTGSWMEEGAPAPAAGTDVRSWTASWVYDADDVVTFADQAWRARWWTRGQQPGDAHGPWEPVAGG, encoded by the coding sequence ATGCAGATCGCAGCGCGTCACCGCACGAGAACACTCGTCGCCATCGTCACCGCGGCGGTGATCGGACTGGCCGGAGGCTCCGTCGCCGCCCCGCCCGCCGTCGCCGCCGAGGCGCCGCCCCCGCCCGCGCTCGTGCGCACGGTGAGCGAGAGCGGGTTCTCGCACCCGGGGGTCGGCTTCACCGGAGATCACCTCGAGAACATGCGTGCGCAGGTGCAGGCGGGCGCCGAGCCGTGGGCCAGCTACTACGAGGCGATGACCGCCACCCGCTACGCGGCGCGGGACTTCCGCGCCGAGAACGCACAGACCGACTCGGACACGCCGAAGGACGACGCCTACGCGAGCGTCGGGATGCGCTCGGTCGCCCTGCGCGACGGCATCGGCGCGATGACGCAGGCGCTGGAGTACTTCGTCACCGGTGACGAGCAGTACCGGGCGAACGCGCTGCACGTCGTGCGGACCTGGAGCAGCCTCGACCCCGAGAAGTACGCCTATTTCTCGGACGCGCACATCCACACCGGCGTACCGCTGTACTACATCCTCATCGCCGCGGAGCTGCTGCGCAGCACCGAGCCGGCGTCGGCCGCCCTCGACGGCTACGACCTGGCGTGGACCGACACGGACGAGCAGCGGCTGGAGACCAACCTCATCCGCCCCGTGCTCGAGACCTTCCTCGCGTCGAACAACCGGCTGTGGAACCAGCACCTCTACGGCGTCATCGGCATGGTCGCCGCGGCGATCTATCTCGACGATGCCGACCTCTACGCCGAGCGGGTCGAGTGGTTCACCGTCAACGCCGGCTACGAGAGCGAGCATGACCTGTTCGGCGGCGATGTCAACGGAGCTCTCGCCGCGATCTTCCGCGAGATCCCCGCCGACGATCCCCGCAACACCACCGGTGCGCCTTTCGTGCAGCACATGGAGATGCTGCGCGACCAGGCGCACGGTCAGGGCGACGTCGATCTGCTCATCGCCCTGGCGCGCCTCGTCGACAACCAGGGCACGACGCTCGACCCGGATGCCGGCACGGTCTCGGATGCCGCGGACGCGGTGTCGCCCTACCGGTTCCTCGACAACCGCATCCTCGCAGGAGCCGACACCTTCTACGCCTTCATGACCGGCGACGAGGTGCCCTACGTCCCGGCAACCGAGGGCGGCGCGATCTCGCAGGCCTACCGCGGACGCCTGGTCGACCCGCTGAGCGAGACGTACCTGCAGTACCGCTATCGCGCCGGAGTGGATGTCGCCGCCGAGGCGCCGCACGTCGCCGAGCTGTACGAGAACCGCGACGGCGCGATGTTCTACTCGGGGGCGACGGTGCAGAACTTCTGGAACGACCGGGGCTCGGACTACACCGGCGCGGAGTACTGGGTCGCGTTCCCCGAGGAGCTCGCCGCGGTGCCCGGAGCGGCGGCCCCGCTGCCGCCGACCGCCGAGCTGGCGGTCGACACGTTCGGCACGCCGATCGGTGCCGGGGCGGTGCGCGGCGGGGATGCCGACGGACCGGCGTACGTACGGCTCGACGCCGGCGCCGAGGAGAGCCGGGTCGCGGTACGACGCGCGGTGTGGAGCGATCGCACCCAGGCGGCACCGGTCGGCATCCGGGTCCGCAGCGACGGCACGGCGCGCCTCGAGCTGGCGCGGTCGGCGATCGATGCGCCGTTCGCATCGATCACGGTGCCCGACACCCACGGCCAGTGGCGCTACGTCTGGGCCGACCTGAACGTCGACGAGACCAGGGGCCCGGTCGGCGACAACATCGTGGTGATCTCGGCCACCGGCTCCGACGCGCAGGTGGACGTCGCATCGGTGCTCGCGCAGGCGTCCGGCGTCCTGTCGCCCCCGACCTTCGCCGACGCACCGGCGCTCGCGGTGGTCGCCGTCGCCGGTGAGCCCTGGGCTCGGGAGTTCTCCGTCGAGGGCGCCGACGAGCTGACCCTCGAGGACGCGCCGCCCGGTGCCGAGCTGAACGACGGCACGGTGACGTGGACGCCGACGCAGACCGGCGACACCGAGATGCTCGTCGTCGCCTCGGACGGCACGACCATCACCGCCCTTCCCGTGACGGTGTCGGTCGCCGCCGATCGCCCGGGCGCGATCGCGCAGACGCTGTCCGGTGTCGGCGAGCCGGCGACGTACACCTCGGAGAGCTGGGCACGGGTCGATGCCGCTCGCACGGCCGCAGAGGCGGGACAGGGTGCCGCGCCGGAGGAGTTCGCGGTACTGCTCGAACAGCTCACTGCCGCGGTGGCGCAGCTGGCGCCGCTCAATCCGCTCCTGCCGGACGGCGCGCTCGATGTCGGAGCGATAGCCACGGCGCCCGCGCTGACGACCGCCCAGCTGCGGGCGCTTATCGACGCCGACAACCAGAGCCACTGGGGCGACCAGCGCATCAGCGAGGTCGTGTTCGACCTCGGCCCGTCGTTCCGTGTCCGCGCCGACGCGTTCGGCATCCAGGCCCGTGACGGCTTCGCGAACCGCAGCCAGGGCACGAACGTCTACGGATCGAACGACGGCGTCACCTGGACGCTGCTGACCGAGAGCCCCAACGCCGGGCAGGATGCCGCGATCGAACGCCTCGAGGTCGTCGCCGAACTGCGCGACGAGCGCTTCCGCTTCGTCAAGCTGCGGGTCGACGAGCCCGGCGTCCCCTCCGACCCCGCCTTCCCGGGGATCTGGAGCATCGCCGAGTTCCGAATCCACGGTGAGCGGACCGAAGCGGTCGGCTCGATGAACGGTGTCTCCGTGGCCTCGCCCGACGGCAGTGCCGGGAGGGTCGTGCCGGGCGATCGCGTCGAGCTCACGCTCACCGGACCCGCCGGCAACACGGACGTGCGCGTGTCGATGCTCGGGCAGGAGGCGACAGTCACCTCGGCCGGCCCGGGGGAGTGGGTCGCCGCGGCGGCCGTGCCGGAGGGCGCCGGGGTCGGCGCGCCGGTGTCGTTCCGGGTCGACTTCACGACCGCGGCCGGTGTCGCCGCCGACCCGATCGTGGCGACCACGGACGGGTCGTCGCTGTACGTCTCGACCGACGCCGGGTCGCTCGCCGACGCGCTGCGGGACGCCGTCGTGCTGCGCCCCGACGGAACCGTCGACGCCGCCTGGACGGCGCACGCGCTGCGCATGACCGACGGCGACGCCGCAACCCATTCCGACAACCGCCTCAACGCGGGAACCTACGGCCACGTGTGGGACTTCGGCGCGGACACGACGGTCTCAGTCACGGGCGCCGAGATCCTGGTCCGGCAGGACGGCTATGGCATCTCGCGCATCGCCGACCTGCGCCTGGAGGGGTCGGACGACGGCCAGACCTGGACCAGGCTGACACCGGCCGCACCGGGCAAGACGCTCGCGTGGCAGCAGTGGCCCGTCGCGGACGCCGCGGCCGATGCGGCGTACCGCTACATCCGCATCGCGAACGGGCAGATCCTCGGGGTGGCCGAGTTCCGGCTCTTCGGCGAGGTGCGGACGGCGCCGAGTGCGGACCCCGCCTGGGAGGCCGAGCGCGTCTACGAAGCGGGCGACCGCGTGTCGTCGCAGGGCCGCGCGTTCGTCGCGCAGTGGTGGACCCGCGGCGAGGTGCCGGGAGCGACGACGACCGGGTCGTGGATGGAGGAGGGGGCGCCCGCTCCGGCTGCCGGGACGGACGTGCGGTCGTGGACGGCATCCTGGGTCTACGACGCCGACGACGTCGTGACCTTCGCCGATCAGGCGTGGCGCGCGCGGTGGTGGACGCGGGGGCAGCAGCCGGGCGACGCCCACGGCCCGTGGGAGCCGGTGGCGGGCGGGTGA
- a CDS encoding LacI family DNA-binding transcriptional regulator, with product MAKLEKPPTLTDVARLAGVSVPTASRALNGGVRGTQSGSPELRRRVQDAARALGYSVNSAAQAIKDGRARTVALLVSDIDDFGSATMISGIMHAAEKRGVSVSVRATRDDPLRELDLLTQLRGERHRAVIIGTSRTADTRRETALGAQLNTLAEDGTRVVVIGDSRLPFPAVTVDNREAARLLARGLAETGRRRFAIISAPVSEITARDRVEGFLLGLAELGVAVDPDRIIHRPFSRDGGYEAVRRLEDHLGDIEVIAAMSDTMAVGAIARLRDVGIEAPRDIEVAGFDHVPMLGDLLPRFSTVEVPLEAFGEAAMSLAFDDDAGPEAVIALRATPIVHGVPIRRRD from the coding sequence ATGGCGAAGCTCGAGAAACCGCCGACTCTGACCGACGTGGCCCGGCTCGCCGGCGTGTCGGTGCCGACGGCCTCGCGCGCACTGAACGGCGGTGTGCGTGGCACCCAGAGCGGGTCGCCCGAACTGCGTCGGCGGGTTCAGGATGCCGCCCGTGCCCTGGGATACTCGGTGAACTCCGCGGCGCAGGCGATCAAGGACGGGCGCGCGCGCACGGTCGCGCTGCTCGTGAGCGACATCGACGACTTCGGTTCGGCGACGATGATCTCGGGCATCATGCACGCCGCCGAGAAGCGCGGCGTGTCGGTCTCGGTTCGCGCGACCCGCGACGACCCGCTGCGCGAGCTCGACCTGCTCACCCAGCTGCGCGGCGAGCGGCACCGCGCGGTCATCATCGGCACGAGCCGCACCGCCGACACCCGGCGCGAGACGGCGCTCGGAGCCCAGCTGAACACCCTTGCCGAAGACGGCACCCGTGTCGTCGTCATCGGCGACAGTCGGTTGCCGTTCCCGGCGGTGACGGTCGACAACCGCGAAGCCGCGCGACTGCTCGCCCGAGGGCTCGCCGAGACGGGCCGCCGGCGCTTCGCCATCATCTCGGCTCCGGTGAGCGAGATCACCGCGCGCGACCGTGTCGAGGGCTTCCTGCTCGGTCTCGCCGAGCTCGGCGTCGCCGTCGATCCCGACCGCATCATCCATCGTCCCTTCTCGCGCGACGGCGGCTACGAGGCGGTGCGCCGGCTCGAAGACCACCTGGGCGACATCGAGGTCATCGCCGCGATGAGCGACACGATGGCGGTGGGCGCCATCGCCCGGCTCCGGGACGTCGGCATCGAGGCGCCCCGCGACATCGAGGTCGCCGGCTTCGACCACGTCCCGATGCTCGGTGACCTGCTGCCGCGCTTCAGCACCGTCGAGGTGCCGCTGGAGGCGTTCGGCGAGGCGGCGATGTCGCTGGCGTTCGACGACGATGCCGGCCCCGAGGCGGTCATCGCGCTGCGTGCCACCCCGATCGTGCACGGCGTCCCCATCCGCCGACGCGACTGA
- a CDS encoding RHS repeat-associated core domain-containing protein produces the protein MLRTSTSTVTLYVYDGLGNPTAIVRDIGGTGYTYQYDPYGLPTLTSTSGGAGTSQNPFLFKGGIQDRATGWILFGNRWYNTTIGRWTQQDTLDAPIDPNNANRYAYAGADPINNTDPTGRASTAVRVFGAAHEAARPPP, from the coding sequence ATGCTTCGCACCTCCACCAGCACCGTCACCCTCTACGTCTACGACGGACTCGGGAACCCCACCGCCATCGTCCGCGACATCGGCGGCACCGGATACACCTACCAGTACGACCCGTACGGGCTCCCCACCCTCACCTCCACCAGCGGCGGCGCCGGCACCTCCCAAAACCCGTTCCTGTTCAAGGGCGGCATCCAAGACCGTGCCACCGGATGGATCCTCTTCGGCAACCGCTGGTACAACACCACCATCGGCCGGTGGACCCAGCAAGACACCCTCGACGCACCCATCGACCCCAACAACGCCAACCGCTACGCATACGCCGGCGCCGACCCCATCAACAACACCGACCCAACCGGCCGGGCTAGCACGGCGGTGAGAGTCTTCGGTGCGGCTCACGAGGCAGCGCGGCCTCCGCCGTAA
- a CDS encoding VOC family protein codes for MTNSTTPKQLRLIIETDDFDTALRFYRDVLGMPEQVAFATDGDDRVAILHAGVATIELATRTHVKNIDEIEGMPPARGPALRIALEVDDTTEAVSAAAEAGAGILAAPTPTPFRSLNARVQGPAGWQVTFFQELETLQERQMREGFTTDDARDR; via the coding sequence ATGACGAATTCCACAACCCCGAAACAGCTACGTTTGATCATCGAGACCGACGACTTCGACACGGCGCTTCGGTTCTACCGTGACGTACTCGGTATGCCCGAGCAGGTCGCATTCGCCACGGACGGCGACGATCGCGTCGCAATCCTCCATGCCGGTGTAGCAACTATCGAACTCGCCACCCGAACTCACGTGAAGAACATCGACGAAATCGAGGGAATGCCTCCCGCGCGTGGACCGGCCTTGCGCATCGCGCTCGAAGTCGATGACACCACCGAGGCTGTGTCCGCAGCCGCTGAAGCTGGCGCAGGCATCCTCGCGGCTCCAACACCCACGCCCTTCCGTTCCCTCAACGCGCGAGTACAGGGACCAGCAGGCTGGCAAGTCACGTTCTTCCAGGAGCTAGAAACCTTGCAGGAACGGCAGATGCGAGAGGGGTTCACAACCGACGACGCTCGCGATCGTTAA
- a CDS encoding MerR family transcriptional regulator: MRIGELAARTGASVRALRYYEEQGLLTPHRTAAGQRIYSPQHEEIIRTIQDLIAAGFCSSVIATLLPVLSDPEMSAGALQAAVDAAEERLLSEQRAIKEEVQRLTALRSRWGLAPHVHVSSQGEEYDEFHNPETATFDHRDRRLRHGASVLP; the protein is encoded by the coding sequence ATGCGTATTGGAGAGTTGGCGGCCAGGACCGGAGCAAGCGTGAGGGCGCTTCGGTACTACGAGGAACAAGGGTTGCTTACGCCGCACCGGACGGCTGCGGGGCAGCGGATCTACAGCCCCCAGCACGAGGAAATCATCAGGACTATTCAAGACTTGATTGCGGCTGGCTTTTGTAGTTCGGTGATCGCTACATTGCTTCCGGTTCTGTCCGATCCGGAAATGTCGGCCGGTGCGCTGCAGGCGGCCGTCGACGCAGCTGAGGAGCGCTTGCTCAGTGAGCAGCGGGCGATCAAGGAGGAAGTGCAGCGGCTGACTGCGCTTCGTTCCCGGTGGGGTCTTGCACCTCACGTGCACGTCAGCAGTCAGGGTGAGGAGTATGACGAATTCCACAACCCCGAAACAGCTACGTTTGATCATCGAGACCGACGACTTCGACACGGCGCTTCGGTTCTACCGTGA
- a CDS encoding DUF805 domain-containing protein, whose translation MTAPRPVTEPPLDAPFPRAPLLIALRRFCQNYASFRGRASRAEFWWPILVVGLFPTAVQVLTGVTTGDWRPIDGTVVTTLPEAIVVAFGLVTILPVLAVTWRRLHHTGRSGAWFFLIFLPVLGIIWLVVLLALPGPRVER comes from the coding sequence GTGACCGCTCCGCGGCCGGTCACCGAGCCGCCGCTGGATGCGCCCTTCCCCCGGGCGCCGCTGCTGATCGCTCTCCGACGGTTCTGCCAGAACTACGCGAGCTTCCGTGGCCGCGCGAGTCGCGCGGAGTTCTGGTGGCCGATCCTCGTCGTCGGTCTCTTCCCGACGGCTGTGCAGGTGCTCACCGGGGTGACCACCGGAGACTGGCGGCCGATCGACGGCACCGTCGTCACCACGCTGCCCGAGGCGATCGTGGTCGCGTTCGGGCTCGTGACGATACTGCCGGTGTTGGCGGTGACGTGGCGTCGACTCCATCACACCGGCCGCAGCGGGGCGTGGTTCTTCCTCATCTTCCTCCCCGTCCTCGGCATCATCTGGCTCGTGGTGCTGCTCGCGTTGCCCGGGCCGCGCGTCGAGCGCTGA